A single region of the Sorghum bicolor cultivar BTx623 chromosome 9, Sorghum_bicolor_NCBIv3, whole genome shotgun sequence genome encodes:
- the LOC8074623 gene encoding uncharacterized protein LOC8074623 isoform X1: MRRTAALLLVTVFAVVAVAKGSADTPPAETNGDSSSAQSGVGKLEQHDQTNPNPNKEHVTQQKGGVSNDIGDNNKKDNSTEGTDVSRDDLTPQPKDKDNSITKPSQARDFWEDPLIKECDPSHRCIIENKKFIACLKVSGEDSSALSLLMDNRGVNPLDVSITAPDYVTLAEDAIHVKANDHNETQVRVSVSDDANKATIVLKVAENSCNISIHNAITRETGRVIRMPLTSTYTLLPIFLLLAVVGVCIMLRRTRKQDGEPAYQKLDMSDLPVSVGGKKETDDQSDKWDDNWGDDWDDEEAPMTPSKPLPNPSSKGLASRRSTKDGWKD, from the exons ATGCGGCGGACCGCTGCGCTTCTCCTGGTGACCGTCTTCGCCGTGGTCGCCGTAGCGAAG GGTAGTGCTGATACGCCACCAGCTGAAACAAATGGTGATAGCTCTAGTGCACAGTCAGGCGTTGggaaactggaacaacatgatCAGACAAATCCTAATCCTAATAAAGAGCATGTGACCCAACAGAAAGGAGGAGTTAGCAATGATATTGGTGACAACAATAAGAAGGATAACTCAACAGAAGGAACTGACGTCAGCAGAGATGACTTGACACCACAGCCAAAGGATAAAGATAACAGCATAACAAAGCCTTCACAAGCACGAGATTTCTGGGAAGATCCTCTTATCAAGGAGTGCGATCCATCACATAGATGTATCATTGAAAATAAGAAATTCATCGCCTGCTTAAAAGTTTCTGGAGAAG ACTCATCAGCTCTGTCACTCCTGATGGACAACAGAGGCGTAAACCCACTTGATGTTAGCATCACGGCCCCAGATTATGTCACTTTAGCTGAAGATGCCATCCATGTTAAAGCAAATGATCACAATGAG ACACAGGTGAGAGTTTCTGTTAGTGATGATGCAAACAAGGCGACAATAGTCCTCAAAGTTGCAGAAAACTCCTGTAACATTAGCATTCACAATGCAATCACAAGGGAGACTGGCAGAGTTATTCGGATGCCACTTACATCAACATACACGCTGCTGCCTATCTTTCTTCTCCTTGCTGTGGTGGGAGTGTGCATCATGCTTCGGAGGACACGCAAGCAAGATGGCGAACCTGCATATCAGAAGCTAGACATGTCAGACTTACCAGTTTCAGTTGGAGGCAAGAAAGAGACCGATGATCAGTCTGATAAGTGGGACGACAATTGGGGAGATGACTGGGACGATGAGGAAGCTCCGATGACACCATCCAAACCTCTGCCCAACCCTTCGTCCAAAGGTCTCGCTTCGAGGCGTTCGACAAAAGATGGATGGAAAGATTAG
- the LOC8074622 gene encoding pentatricopeptide repeat-containing protein At5g39680, translated as MARPCGAALQRHAAVAVLRTAAAAGDLSKGKALHARLITAAHFDVVLHNNLISFYAKCGRVGLARKVFDAMPFRNAVSGNLLMSAYASLGRHKDSLALLRVVDFDLNEYVLSAAVSATANVRSYDMGRQCHGYAVKAGLAEQRYVFNAVLYMYCQCAHMEDAAKVFENVSGFDAFAFNSMINGFLDRGLLDGSFGIVRKMTEEVEKWDYVSYVAVLGHCASMKDFVLGIQVHAQALKKRLELNVYVGSALVDMYGKCDHAHEANHAFEVLPEKNVVSWTAVMTAYNQNELYEDALQLFLDMEMEGVQPNEFTYAVVLNSCAGLAALRTGNTLGACTMKSGHWDHLLVSNGLLNMYSKSGSIEDAHRVFISMPFRDVVSWNLIITGYAHHGLAKEAMEAFHSMLSAAVVPSYVTFVGVLSACAQLGLVDEAFYYLNTMMKEVGITPGKEHYTCMVGLLCRVGRLDEAERFIVNNCIGTDVVAWRSLLSSCQVYKNYGLGHRVAEQILQLEPNDIGTYVLLSNMYAKANRWDGVVKVRKHMRERGVRKAPGVSWIHLGSDVHVFTSEEKVHPQMDQITEKLEELIDQIKTIGYIPNFAVVLHDIEDEQKEEHLMYHSEKLALAFGLIHTPKGATIHIMKNLRICDDCHVAIKLISVVTGRKIVVRDAVRFHCIEGGVCSCNDYW; from the coding sequence ATGGCCAGACCCTGCGGCGCCGCGCTGCAGCGGCACGCGGCAGTGGCCGTCCTTCGCACGGCGGCCGCCGCTGGCGACCTGTCCAAGGGAAAGGCGCTCCACGCCCGGCTCATCACAGCCGCCCATTTCGACGTCGTCCTGCACAACAACCTCATCTCCTTCTACGCCAAGTGCGGCCGGGTCGGGCTCGCCCGCAAGGTGTTCGACGCAATGCCCTTCCGGAACGCCGTGTCCGGAAACCTCCTCATGTCCGCATACGCTTCCCTGGGGCGGCATAAGGACTCGCTCGCGCTGCTCAGGGTGGTCGACTTTGACCTGAACGAGTACGTTCTGTCAGCAGCGGTGTCTGCAACCGCCAATGTCAGGAGCTATGACATGGGGAGGCAGTGCCATGGGTATGCTGTTAAGGCTGGGCTGGCTGAGCAACGCTATGTTTTCAACGCTGTGCTATATATGTACTGTCAGTGTGCTCACATGGAGGATGCAGCGAAGGTATTTGAGAATGTTTCTGGTTTTGATGCATTCGCATTCAACTCAATGATAAATGGGTTTCTTGATCGGGGGCTACTGGATGGTTCATTCGGGATTGTGAGAAAAATGACTGAGGAGGTTGAGAAATGGGATTATGTGTCTTATGTCGCAGTTCTTGGGCATTGTGCTAGCATGAAGGACTTTGTGCTTGGGATTCAGGTGCATGCCCAGGCTTTGAAGAAGAGGCTTGAACTAAATGTGTATGTGGGGAGTGCACTTGTTGATATGTATGGGAAATGTGACCATGCTCATGAAGCTAATCATGCATTCGAGGTTCTGCCAGAGAAGAATGTTGTTTCTTGGACAGCTGTTATGACTGCTTACAACCAAAATGAGCTGTATGAAGATGCATTGCAATTGTTCTTGGACATGGAAATGGAAGGAGTTCAACCCAATGAATTCACTTATGCTGTGGTTCTCAACAGTTGTGCTGGCCTTGCAGCCTTGAGAACTGGTAACACCCTTGGTGCCTGTACTATGAAATCTGGGCATTGGGACCATTTGCTAGTCAGTAATGGCCTCCTGAACATGTACTCAAAGAGTGGCAGCATTGAAGATGCGCACAGAGTCTTCATTTCCATGCCATTTCGTGATGTAGTCTCTTGGAATTTGATTATCACAGGCTATGCGCATCATGGCCTTGCAAAGGAAGCGATGGAAGCATTTCACAGTATGCTATCAGCAGCAGTGGTCCCGTCTTATGTCACCTTTGTTGGAGTATTGTCAGCTTGTGCTCAGTTGGGTCTTGTTGATGAAGCATTCTACTACTTGAATACTATGATGAAGGAAGTTGGAATTACACCTGGGAAGGAACATTATACTTGTATGGTTGGTTTGTTATGCAGAGTTGGACGGCTAGATGAGGCTGAGAGGTTCATAGTGAATAATTGCATTGGCACAGATGTTGTTGCATGGCGATCACTACTAAGTTCTTGTCAGGTATATAAAAATTATGGTCTTGGTCATCGAGTAGCTGAACAGATTCTTCAGTTGGAGCCCAATGATATTGGAACCTATGTTTTACTCTCTAACATGTATGCAAAAGCCAACAGATGGGATGGCGTTGTGAAGGTCCGGAAGCATATGAGGGAGAGGGGCGTTAGGAAAGCACCTGGTGTAAGTTGGATTCACTTGGGAAGTGATGTTCATGTTTTCACATCGGAGGAGAAAGTACATCCACAGATGGACCAAATCACCGAAAAACTTGAAGAGCTGATCGACCAGATTAAAACTATCGGATATATTCCAAATTTTGCAGTGGTCCTACATGATATTGAGGATGAACAAAAAGAGGAGCACCTTATGTATCATAGTGAGAAATTGGCTCTAGCCTTTGGCCTTATTCACACACCTAAGGGAGCAACAATCCATATCATGAAAAACCTCAGGATATGTGAtgattgccatgttgctatcaaACTCATATCAGTTGTCACTGGCAGAAAAATAGTTGTGAGGGATGCTGTTCGATTTCATTGTATAGAAGGTGGGGTTTGCTCGTGCAACGATTATTGGTAA
- the LOC8074623 gene encoding uncharacterized protein LOC8074623 isoform X2 produces MRRTAALLLVTVFAVVAVAKGSADTPPAETNGDSSSAQSGVGKLEQHDQTNPNPNKEHVTQQKGGVSNDIGDNNKKDNSTEGTDVSRDDLTPQPKDKDNSITKPSQARDFWEDPLIKECDPSHRCIIENKKFIACLKVSGEDSSALSLLMDNRGVNPLDVSITAPDYVTLAEDAIHVKANDHNEVRVSVSDDANKATIVLKVAENSCNISIHNAITRETGRVIRMPLTSTYTLLPIFLLLAVVGVCIMLRRTRKQDGEPAYQKLDMSDLPVSVGGKKETDDQSDKWDDNWGDDWDDEEAPMTPSKPLPNPSSKGLASRRSTKDGWKD; encoded by the exons ATGCGGCGGACCGCTGCGCTTCTCCTGGTGACCGTCTTCGCCGTGGTCGCCGTAGCGAAG GGTAGTGCTGATACGCCACCAGCTGAAACAAATGGTGATAGCTCTAGTGCACAGTCAGGCGTTGggaaactggaacaacatgatCAGACAAATCCTAATCCTAATAAAGAGCATGTGACCCAACAGAAAGGAGGAGTTAGCAATGATATTGGTGACAACAATAAGAAGGATAACTCAACAGAAGGAACTGACGTCAGCAGAGATGACTTGACACCACAGCCAAAGGATAAAGATAACAGCATAACAAAGCCTTCACAAGCACGAGATTTCTGGGAAGATCCTCTTATCAAGGAGTGCGATCCATCACATAGATGTATCATTGAAAATAAGAAATTCATCGCCTGCTTAAAAGTTTCTGGAGAAG ACTCATCAGCTCTGTCACTCCTGATGGACAACAGAGGCGTAAACCCACTTGATGTTAGCATCACGGCCCCAGATTATGTCACTTTAGCTGAAGATGCCATCCATGTTAAAGCAAATGATCACAATGAG GTGAGAGTTTCTGTTAGTGATGATGCAAACAAGGCGACAATAGTCCTCAAAGTTGCAGAAAACTCCTGTAACATTAGCATTCACAATGCAATCACAAGGGAGACTGGCAGAGTTATTCGGATGCCACTTACATCAACATACACGCTGCTGCCTATCTTTCTTCTCCTTGCTGTGGTGGGAGTGTGCATCATGCTTCGGAGGACACGCAAGCAAGATGGCGAACCTGCATATCAGAAGCTAGACATGTCAGACTTACCAGTTTCAGTTGGAGGCAAGAAAGAGACCGATGATCAGTCTGATAAGTGGGACGACAATTGGGGAGATGACTGGGACGATGAGGAAGCTCCGATGACACCATCCAAACCTCTGCCCAACCCTTCGTCCAAAGGTCTCGCTTCGAGGCGTTCGACAAAAGATGGATGGAAAGATTAG
- the LOC8074825 gene encoding agamous-like MADS-box protein AGL29 has product MAPPRRPSMGRQKIEIRRIESDEARQVCFSKRRAGLFKKASELSILCGADVAAVVFSPAGKAFSFGHPSVESVVERFLASSSPSPAGAGAGHSSAGGGEDRAVSELNRQHGELRAQLDAEKTRQERADEAIRKEREARSPAMAWIDADLSAMGHDDLVAFWTALAGVQAAVAASADQLLRDALLVGRRGRHQQPAQLAGGGVAFDVGAFGIGMQVQPPPGFAGVDLQGFGLGGQAAAILGAAGPS; this is encoded by the coding sequence ATGGCGCCTCCACGCCGGCCGAGCATGGGGCGGCAAAAGATCGAGATCCGGCGCATAGAAAGCGACGAGGCGCGGCAGGTGTGCTTCTCCAAGCGCCGCGCGGGGCTGTTCAAGAAGGCCAGCGAGCTCTCCATCCTCTGCGGCGCCGACGTAGCCGCCGTCGTCTTCTCCCCCGCCGGCAAGGCCTTCTCGTTCGGCCACCCTTCCGTGGAGTCCGTCGTCGAGCGCTtcctcgcctcctcctccccctcgcctgcaggtgccggtgccggccactcctccgccggcggcggcgaggaccgCGCGGTCTCGGAGCTGAACCGCCAGCACGGCGAGCTGCGCGCGCAGCTGGACGCGGAGAAGACGAGGCAGGAGCGCGCGGACGAGGCGATCCGGAAGGAGCGCGAGGCGAGGAGCCCCGCCATGGCGTGGATCGACGCGGACCTGAGCGCCATGGGCCACGACGACCTGGTCGCATTCTGGACCGCGCTGGCTGGCGTGCAGGCCGCCGTGGCGGCGAGCGCCGACCAGCTGCTGCGTGACGCGCTGCTCGTCGGGCGCAGGGGCCGGCACCAGCAGCCCGCCCAGCTTGCCGGCGGTGGTGTGGCCTTCGACGTCGGCGCGTTTGGCATTGGCATGCAGGTGCAGCCGCCTCCAGGATTCGCCGGCGTCGACCTGCAGGGGTTCGGACTCGGAGGACAGGCTGCTGCCATCCTCGGCGCCGCCGGTCCCTCATGA
- the LOC110430300 gene encoding isocitrate dehydrogenase [NADP] — protein MMIPRSFSHLLLPKTPTNPVQPPAVSAAAAAALSRSLRRARSAMAFNKIQVANPVVEMDGDEMTRVFWKSIKDKLIFPFVDLDIKYFDLGLPYRDETDDKVTVEAAEATLKYNVAIKCATITPDEARVKEFGLKAMWKSPNGTIRNILNGTVFREPIICKNIPRLVPGWTKPICIGRHAFGDQYRATDAVIKGPGKLKLVFEGKEEQVELEVFNFTGAGGVALSMYNTDESIHAFAEASMATAYEKKWPLYLSTKNTILKKYDGRFKDIFQEVYEAGWKTKFEAAGIWYEHRLIDDMVAYALKSEGGYVWACKNYDGDVQSDFLAQGFGSLGLMTSVLVCPDGKTIEAEAAHGTVTRHYRVHQKGGETSTNSIASIFAWTRGLAHRAKLDDNARLLDFTQKLEAACIGAVESGKMTKDLALLVHGSANVTRSHYLNTEEFIDAVADELRSRLAANSNL, from the exons ATGATGATCCCCCGCTCCTTCAGTCATCTCCTCCTCCCCAAGACACCCACCAACCCCGTCCAGCCGCCGGCTGtctcggccgccgccgccgccgccctctccCGGTCCCTGAGGCGCGCCAGGTCGGCCATGGCGTTCAACAAGATCCAGGTCGCCAACCCCGTCGTCGAGATGGACG GCGATGAAATGACCAGGgtgttctggaaatctatcaaGGACAAG CTTATCTTCCCTTTCGTGGACCTGGACATCAAATACTTTGACCTCGGGCTTCCATATCGTGATGAAACCGATGACAAAGTCACAGTCGAGGCTGCGGAGGCCACACTCAA GTACAATGTGGCTATCAAGTGTGCCACCATTACACCAG ACGAAGCAAGGGTGAAGGAGTTTGGCTTGAAGGCCATGTGGAAGAGCCCGAATGGCACAATCAGGAACATTCTGAATG GCACTGTGTTCAGAGAACCAATCATCTGCAAAAACATCCCAAGGCTTGTTCCAG GCTGGACAAAGCCCATTTGCATTGGGAGGCATGCATTCGGTGATCAATACCGGGCAACTGATGCAGTTATCAAGGGACCTGGCAAGCTCAAATTAGTTTTTG AGGGAAAAGAAGAGCAAGTTGAACTGGAGGTGTTCAACTTCACTGGTGCTGGAGGAGTTGCCTTATCCATGTACAACACTGACGAG TCCATCCATGCCTTTGCTGAGGCTTCTATGGCCACTGCTTATGAGAAGAAATGGCCATTGTACCTTAGCACCAAGAACACAATTCTGAAGAAATATGATGGCAG GTTCAAGGACATTTTCCAGGAGGTGTACGAAGCTGGTTGGAAAACCAAATTTGAAGCTGCCGGCATATG GTATGAGCATCGTCTCATTGATGACATGGTAGCATATGCACTTAAGAGTGAAGGAGGGTATGTCTGGGCTTGCAAGAATTATGATGGAGATGTGCAGAGCGATTTCTTAGCTCAAG GTTTTGGCTCATTGGGTTTGATGACATCGGTACTG GTGTGCCCTGATGGAAAGACGATCGAAGCTGAAGCTGCCCATGGTACTGTTACCCGTCATTACCGTGTTCATCAGAAAGGAGGTGAAACCAGTACAAACAGTATTGCCTCAATCTTTGCTTGGACAAGAGGACTTGCACACAG GGCAAAGCTTGATGACAATGCTAGACTACTTGACTTCACCCAGAAGCTTGAGGCTGCCTGCATTGGGGCTGTTGAGTCTGGGAAGATGACCAAGGATCTTGCCCTTCTTGTTCACGGATCTGCAAA TGTCACGAGGAGCCATTACCTGAACACCGAGGAGTTCATCGACGCTGTTGCTGATGAGCTCAGATCAAGGCTGGCGGCCAACTCAAACCTATGA